One window from the genome of Bradyrhizobium xenonodulans encodes:
- a CDS encoding L,D-transpeptidase yields MSSLKVMLGVLAAGLALSGCMQATRFEATDTKAFKPKDKELLAKVRYENTPVAEPFRRAIVDYHRKEAPGSIVVDSDNHYLYWVMDGGKAIRYGITVGEEAMAWSGIAKVGSMTEWPAWHPTPGEISRLGVPTFVAPGPDNPMGSRAMYLYSGGKDTLFRIHGTNQPEYIGASISSGCIRLTNEDAIDLYNRVKVGTIVVVLEPKHGDSPYNSRLALQGGGSGSSF; encoded by the coding sequence ATGTCGTCGCTGAAAGTTATGCTGGGTGTTTTGGCCGCTGGCCTGGCGCTGTCGGGCTGTATGCAGGCCACGCGTTTTGAAGCGACCGACACCAAGGCCTTCAAGCCGAAGGACAAGGAACTTCTCGCGAAGGTCCGGTACGAGAACACCCCGGTCGCCGAGCCGTTCCGCCGCGCTATCGTCGACTACCACCGCAAGGAAGCGCCGGGCTCGATCGTGGTCGATTCCGACAACCATTACCTCTACTGGGTGATGGATGGCGGCAAGGCGATCCGCTACGGCATCACTGTCGGCGAAGAAGCCATGGCCTGGTCCGGCATCGCCAAGGTTGGCAGCATGACCGAGTGGCCGGCCTGGCATCCGACCCCCGGCGAGATTTCCCGCCTGGGCGTGCCGACCTTCGTTGCGCCAGGTCCGGACAATCCGATGGGCTCCCGTGCGATGTATCTCTACTCGGGCGGCAAGGACACGCTGTTCCGCATCCACGGCACCAATCAGCCGGAATATATCGGCGCCTCGATCTCGTCGGGCTGCATCCGCCTGACCAACGAGGACGCCATCGACCTCTACAACCGCGTCAAGGTCGGCACCATTGTCGTGGTGCTCGAGCCGAAGCACGGCGACTCGCCCTACAATTCGCGCCTCGCGCTCCAGGGCGGCGGCTCGGGCTCGTCCTTCTAA
- a CDS encoding magnesium transporter CorA family protein, with protein sequence MFSVFVPSDSSLKKAIVEDLSAVPEHAVWIDLVNPTAAEDKAVERLSGIAIPTREDMQEIEISSRLYIENSARYMTATLMCQSDTDMPRTTAVTFILGDHRLVTVRYDQPKPFALVEAKLARSCAPGITGEMVLMELLDAVIDRCADILERCGAEIDQVSHDIFEPESERHGHAKQYSQILISIGRKGDLTSKVRESLVSIGRVVTFLSAVVEGVKWSKDMREQLKTMQRDVASLTDHASYLSSKITFVLDAMLGVVNLEQNNIIKLFSVMAVVLMPPTLIASIYGMNFKAMPELEWAHGYPMALVMMLIAAILPYWLFKWKKWL encoded by the coding sequence ATGTTTTCTGTGTTCGTTCCCTCCGACTCCTCCCTCAAGAAGGCCATCGTCGAGGACCTCTCAGCGGTTCCGGAGCATGCGGTGTGGATCGACCTGGTCAACCCGACCGCGGCCGAGGACAAGGCGGTGGAGCGGCTCTCGGGCATCGCGATCCCGACCCGGGAGGACATGCAGGAGATCGAAATCTCCAGCCGGCTCTATATCGAGAACAGCGCGCGCTACATGACGGCGACGCTGATGTGCCAGTCCGACACCGACATGCCCCGGACCACGGCCGTCACCTTCATTCTCGGCGACCACCGCCTGGTGACGGTGCGCTATGACCAGCCCAAGCCGTTCGCGCTGGTCGAGGCCAAGCTGGCCCGTTCCTGCGCGCCCGGGATCACCGGCGAGATGGTGCTGATGGAGCTTCTGGACGCCGTGATCGACCGCTGCGCCGACATTCTGGAGCGCTGCGGCGCCGAGATCGACCAGGTCAGCCACGACATCTTCGAGCCCGAGAGCGAGCGCCACGGCCACGCCAAGCAATATTCCCAGATACTGATCTCGATCGGCCGCAAGGGTGACCTGACCTCGAAGGTCCGCGAGAGCCTGGTCTCGATCGGCCGCGTCGTGACGTTCCTGTCCGCGGTGGTGGAAGGCGTGAAATGGTCGAAGGACATGCGCGAGCAGCTCAAGACCATGCAGCGCGACGTCGCCTCGCTGACCGACCACGCCTCCTATCTCTCCAGCAAGATCACCTTCGTGCTCGACGCCATGCTCGGCGTCGTCAATCTGGAGCAGAACAACATCATCAAGCTGTTTTCGGTCATGGCCGTTGTCCTGATGCCGCCGACGCTGATCGCCTCGATCTACGGCATGAACTTCAAGGCGATGCCGGAACTCGAATGGGCGCACGGCTATCCGATGGCACTGGTGATGATGCTGATCGCCGCGATCCTTCCGTATTGGCTCTTCAAGTGGAAGAAGTGGCTGTAA
- a CDS encoding SRPBCC family protein codes for MRDEDKREDMRAIIVDYRLSAPPRKVWRALTEPQLLATWLMPNDIKPEVGHRFTFRTTPAPGFNGIVQCEVLKVEPNSRFVYSWRGGPLDTTVTWTLQPSSTGGADLRLEHAGFGPEHGTTYDMLSDGWRKKAAEALERISSSLRVD; via the coding sequence ATGCGTGATGAGGACAAGCGCGAAGACATGCGCGCGATCATTGTCGACTATCGACTGTCCGCGCCGCCGCGCAAGGTTTGGCGCGCCTTGACGGAGCCGCAGTTGCTCGCAACTTGGCTGATGCCCAACGACATCAAACCCGAGGTGGGCCACCGCTTCACGTTCCGAACGACGCCAGCACCGGGATTTAACGGCATTGTCCAGTGTGAAGTCTTGAAGGTCGAGCCGAACTCGCGATTTGTATATTCCTGGCGCGGAGGGCCTCTCGACACGACCGTGACTTGGACGCTCCAGCCATCATCGACCGGCGGCGCCGATCTCCGGCTTGAGCATGCCGGCTTTGGACCTGAACATGGCACGACCTACGACATGCTTAGCGACGGCTGGCGCAAGAAAGCGGCCGAAGCCCTGGAGCGCATCTCATCGTCGCTCCGTGTCGACTAG
- a CDS encoding NAD(P)/FAD-dependent oxidoreductase, which yields MTPSLGSSQESYDVVVLGAGYAGMMAALRVGRRRLGLRVLLVNRDEQFVERVRLQESMVAPVKPRIASLSGYLRRTNVKFIRARVLSLDPAQNQVTVEEDGSPRVIAFTQLIYALGSHVDTDHVPGALQHAFRLDPGEGPRSAAALRSALHQVAGRPARVVAVGGGPLSVEAAGEAKSRWPDMTVTLISATRAGDFSSAKVQSVLRRDLTRLGVELVDNERITEVKNDEVISSSGRHFPFDVCIWSAGMRAPALAKQAGLAVDAQHRVVVGTDLRSVSHPAILAVGDSAHPNGPTGAPFRASALAAAVSGVYAAEQVIAQHEGRPIRPFSFSTFAQAIAVGRFAALFPLDANDHQILFVMGGRAARVLRSILVWLVLHFITFERFLPGVQTWPGRKRAPPPSSPHERSDRSNVQLKPGQ from the coding sequence ACGCCATCGCTCGGTTCAAGTCAGGAAAGCTACGACGTCGTCGTCCTGGGTGCCGGCTACGCGGGAATGATGGCGGCTCTTCGAGTGGGGCGACGCCGACTTGGACTTCGCGTCCTCTTGGTGAACCGTGATGAGCAGTTCGTCGAGCGGGTGCGGCTGCAGGAGTCGATGGTCGCACCAGTCAAACCGCGCATCGCGTCTCTTTCGGGATACCTGCGCCGCACGAACGTCAAGTTCATACGTGCTCGCGTGCTGTCGCTCGATCCCGCACAGAACCAGGTCACAGTCGAGGAGGATGGTTCACCGCGCGTCATCGCCTTCACACAGCTCATTTACGCGCTGGGTTCGCACGTCGACACCGATCATGTACCTGGCGCATTGCAGCACGCCTTCCGGCTCGACCCTGGCGAAGGCCCGCGTTCCGCCGCCGCGCTACGATCCGCCCTTCACCAAGTTGCTGGACGGCCCGCTCGCGTGGTTGCCGTCGGCGGCGGACCACTTTCCGTCGAAGCAGCGGGTGAAGCCAAATCGAGATGGCCGGACATGACCGTGACGCTGATAAGCGCCACACGCGCCGGAGATTTCAGCAGCGCGAAGGTTCAATCCGTTCTCAGACGCGACCTGACGAGATTAGGCGTCGAGCTCGTCGACAACGAACGCATAACGGAGGTCAAGAACGATGAGGTGATCAGCAGCAGCGGGCGGCACTTTCCTTTCGATGTATGCATCTGGTCGGCCGGCATGCGCGCTCCCGCGCTTGCCAAGCAGGCGGGGCTCGCGGTCGATGCTCAGCATCGCGTGGTCGTCGGGACCGACTTGAGGTCGGTCTCTCATCCCGCGATCCTCGCCGTCGGCGACAGCGCTCATCCCAATGGGCCGACGGGGGCGCCGTTTCGCGCATCTGCGCTGGCGGCGGCCGTTTCCGGTGTCTACGCAGCGGAGCAGGTCATCGCCCAGCACGAGGGCCGTCCCATCCGGCCGTTTAGCTTCTCGACCTTTGCGCAAGCGATCGCCGTCGGTCGGTTCGCAGCACTCTTCCCTCTCGACGCCAACGATCACCAGATCTTGTTTGTGATGGGCGGACGCGCTGCTCGCGTGTTGCGAAGCATACTCGTGTGGCTGGTGCTTCATTTCATTACTTTCGAACGGTTTCTGCCGGGCGTTCAGACCTGGCCTGGACGCAAGCGGGCGCCGCCCCCTTCAAGCCCTCACGAGCGATCCGACCGGTCGAACGTCCAGCTCAAACCCGGCCAATGA